One Actinomycetota bacterium genomic window carries:
- a CDS encoding metallophosphoesterase, producing the protein MAVGLFAALVACAGSSGPRHGTGASPPPIPPRSPHSGAYGFALIGDFGTQDAAESAVAASMRQWVRRRPFDGLVTLGDNVYDSGSPGDFHAAWTAPYGWVDRLGVPVVWTLGNHDVETADGAPELRAFHVPGRWYERTVGPVEFVVLDANQPDDASQMAWLERTLGAATAPWTVVVFHQPAYSCGFHQSTPEVDARWVPLFARYHVDLVVNGHDHDYQRFAPKSGVTYVVDGEGGADFYPVGPCPAGTPSPVAANDTDHGFLYLSATASRLTGQAVGVGGTVLDTFVLRNR; encoded by the coding sequence GTGGCGGTCGGGCTCTTCGCCGCGCTGGTGGCGTGCGCCGGGAGCAGCGGGCCACGGCATGGAACCGGCGCGTCGCCGCCACCGATCCCACCTCGGTCGCCCCACTCGGGGGCGTACGGGTTCGCCCTGATCGGCGACTTCGGAACCCAGGATGCGGCGGAGTCCGCCGTGGCCGCGTCGATGCGCCAGTGGGTCCGCCGACGCCCGTTCGACGGGCTGGTGACGCTCGGGGACAACGTGTACGACTCGGGAAGCCCCGGCGACTTCCACGCGGCGTGGACGGCGCCGTATGGGTGGGTGGACCGGCTCGGCGTGCCGGTGGTGTGGACGCTCGGGAACCACGACGTGGAGACGGCGGATGGGGCACCGGAGCTGCGGGCCTTCCACGTGCCGGGGCGGTGGTACGAGCGGACGGTCGGGCCTGTCGAGTTCGTGGTGCTCGACGCGAACCAGCCGGACGATGCCTCTCAGATGGCATGGCTCGAGCGGACCCTCGGCGCGGCCACGGCGCCGTGGACGGTGGTGGTGTTCCACCAGCCCGCGTACAGCTGCGGCTTCCACCAGTCCACGCCGGAGGTCGACGCCCGGTGGGTCCCGTTGTTCGCGCGTTACCACGTCGACCTGGTGGTGAACGGCCACGACCACGACTACCAGCGGTTCGCTCCGAAGTCAGGCGTCACCTACGTCGTGGACGGGGAGGGCGGCGCCGACTTCTACCCGGTGGGCCCATGCCCGGCCGGGACGCCGAGCCCGGTCGCCGCGAACGACACGGACCACGGGTTCCTGTACCTGAGCGCCACGGCGTCCCGGTTGACGGGCCAGGCCGTCGGCGTCGGCGGAACGGTGCTCGACACCTTCGTGCTCCGAAATCGTTGA
- a CDS encoding DUF1385 domain-containing protein, protein MPEDAPDQDKPVRENHLYGGQAVIEGVMMRGRDHWAVAVRRADGQMHLESHGVRTIGNRFPFLKAPGFRGILALGQAMSIGIRALTISANQSQPEEERLTRRQMAVSMTVAIVFFVGVFIAGPAILFRYAQHRVHSSVVVNALEGVFRVALFLGYLALIGRMKDVKRVFQYHGAEHKTIAAYEHDAPLEPEAVDRFSTLHVRCGTNFLLIVMILTIFVFAVFGNPPLVWRVLSRIVAIPVIAGIAFELLRLGAKFHRSLVMRALMAPGLWLQKITTKPPDHDQIEVAIASFQEVLRREAETASAPA, encoded by the coding sequence ATGCCCGAGGACGCTCCAGACCAGGACAAGCCGGTCCGCGAGAACCACCTGTACGGTGGCCAGGCCGTCATCGAAGGCGTCATGATGCGCGGCCGCGACCACTGGGCCGTGGCGGTGCGGCGGGCCGACGGCCAGATGCACCTGGAATCGCACGGCGTCCGCACGATCGGCAACCGGTTCCCGTTCCTCAAGGCGCCGGGCTTCCGGGGCATCCTGGCCCTGGGGCAGGCCATGTCCATCGGGATCCGGGCCCTCACGATCTCGGCGAACCAGTCGCAGCCGGAGGAGGAGCGGCTCACCCGCCGCCAGATGGCCGTGTCGATGACGGTGGCCATCGTGTTCTTCGTGGGGGTGTTCATCGCGGGGCCGGCGATCCTGTTCCGGTACGCCCAGCACCGGGTGCATTCGAGCGTCGTCGTCAACGCGCTGGAGGGCGTGTTCCGCGTCGCGCTGTTCCTGGGCTACCTGGCCCTGATCGGCCGGATGAAGGACGTGAAGCGCGTCTTCCAGTACCACGGCGCTGAGCACAAGACCATCGCCGCGTACGAGCATGACGCGCCGCTCGAGCCCGAGGCCGTGGACCGCTTCTCCACGCTGCACGTGCGGTGCGGCACCAACTTCCTGCTGATCGTGATGATCCTCACGATCTTCGTGTTCGCGGTGTTCGGGAACCCTCCGCTGGTGTGGCGGGTGCTCTCGCGCATCGTGGCCATCCCGGTCATCGCCGGCATCGCGTTCGAGCTGCTCCGCCTGGGGGCGAAGTTCCATCGATCGCTGGTGATGCGGGCGCTCATGGCTCCGGGCCTGTGGCTCCAGAAGATCACCACCAAGCCGCCGGACCACGACCAGATCGAGGTCGCCATCGCGTCGTTCCAGGAAGTCCTGCGCCGGGAGGCCGAGACGGCGAGTGCGCCCGCCTAG
- the rpmE gene encoding 50S ribosomal protein L31, with protein sequence MKQGIHPDYQLATVHCSCGNTFQTRSTKSELRVEICSNCHPFYTGKQKLVDTGGRVERFQRRYAKKPG encoded by the coding sequence ATGAAGCAGGGAATCCATCCCGACTACCAGTTGGCCACGGTGCACTGCTCCTGTGGCAACACGTTCCAGACCCGTTCCACCAAGTCCGAGCTGCGCGTTGAGATCTGCTCGAACTGCCACCCGTTCTACACGGGCAAGCAGAAGCTGGTCGACACCGGCGGCCGGGTGGAGCGGTTCCAGCGGCGCTACGCCAAGAAGCCCGGCTAG
- a CDS encoding AbrB/MazE/SpoVT family DNA-binding domain-containing protein has product MRTTIDSGGRVVVPKPMRDALGLRPGSDVEVSMRDGRVEIEPAIVPMRLVKRRGVTVAEAGVPLPPLSAAQVREVQEQARR; this is encoded by the coding sequence ATGCGTACCACCATCGATTCGGGCGGGCGGGTCGTGGTCCCGAAGCCGATGCGCGACGCGCTGGGCCTGCGGCCGGGATCGGATGTCGAGGTGTCCATGCGCGACGGCCGCGTTGAGATCGAGCCGGCCATCGTCCCCATGCGCCTGGTGAAGCGACGTGGCGTCACGGTGGCAGAGGCCGGGGTTCCGCTCCCGCCCCTTTCCGCAGCGCAGGTCCGGGAGGTCCAGGAGCAGGCGCGGCGTTGA
- a CDS encoding PIN domain-containing protein: protein MNAVDTSVVVAAFASWHESHARAAEAIAARPRLIAHVATESFAVLTRLPPAYRSPAALVVEFLASNFPQKAVVLPGTEHHGFLRRAADSGIRGGAIYDALVAAAAKHEGLDLLTLDERALPTYERLGATIRFLG, encoded by the coding sequence TTGAACGCGGTCGATACCAGCGTGGTGGTGGCTGCGTTCGCAAGCTGGCACGAATCCCACGCCCGCGCTGCGGAGGCCATCGCGGCGCGTCCCCGGTTGATCGCCCACGTGGCCACGGAGTCCTTCGCAGTCCTCACCCGCCTCCCGCCGGCGTATCGGTCCCCCGCCGCGCTCGTGGTGGAGTTCCTGGCCAGCAACTTCCCCCAGAAGGCCGTCGTCCTTCCGGGGACTGAGCACCACGGGTTCCTGAGACGTGCGGCCGATTCGGGGATCAGGGGGGGTGCGATCTATGACGCGCTCGTCGCGGCCGCCGCGAAGCACGAGGGACTCGATCTGCTCACGCTCGACGAGCGTGCCCTGCCCACCTACGAACGTCTGGGCGCCACCATTCGCTTCCTGGGGTGA
- a CDS encoding sigma-70 family RNA polymerase sigma factor, giving the protein MPSGRSDARNEAAETEPAPAGSADAEVERLFRAEHRRLLRALYLLTGGDRAEAEDLMQEAFVRVLQRWDRIRRMDDPTGYLYRTAMNAFRSRWRRRGVERLRRPTPVTPPDPIQAAEDRDAILRALREVPPRQRLALVLTEFLDLRPPEAAAVLGVEEVTARSLASQARARIRRALELADE; this is encoded by the coding sequence ATGCCATCGGGGAGGAGCGACGCTCGGAACGAAGCCGCCGAGACCGAACCTGCCCCGGCGGGGTCGGCCGACGCCGAGGTGGAGCGGCTGTTCCGCGCCGAGCACCGGCGGCTGCTGCGGGCCCTGTACCTGCTCACCGGCGGCGACCGGGCCGAGGCGGAGGACCTCATGCAGGAGGCGTTCGTGAGGGTGCTGCAGCGGTGGGACCGGATCCGGCGGATGGACGACCCGACCGGCTACCTGTACCGGACGGCGATGAACGCGTTCCGGAGCAGATGGCGGCGCCGCGGGGTGGAACGGCTGCGCCGACCGACGCCGGTGACCCCGCCGGATCCCATCCAGGCGGCCGAGGACCGCGACGCCATCCTGCGGGCCCTCCGGGAAGTGCCTCCCCGGCAGCGCCTGGCCCTGGTGCTGACCGAGTTCCTGGACCTGCGGCCACCCGAAGCGGCCGCCGTCCTCGGCGTCGAGGAGGTCACGGCCCGCAGCCTGGCCTCCCAGGCCCGGGCTCGGATCCGTCGAGCGCTGGAGCTCGCCGATGAGTGA